Within Chiloscyllium punctatum isolate Juve2018m chromosome 20, sChiPun1.3, whole genome shotgun sequence, the genomic segment AAATTGCATTGCAAATCCAGCTGAGATTTCATGTGAGAGTCATGGCAGACATAAGTTTCACAAAGCTTTGGTTTGAAACGCAAAGAATATACTCACAAGAAATGCCAAAGGCATCTTTTGGATATTCTAATGCAATTTTTAACCGATCAGTTGATATTATGAAACATATGgttattcctgctcctcggatgctggctaacctgctgttcttttcttgcgctactctaatcttgactctaatctccaacatccgcagtacccactttcgcctatAGTTATTCCAGTCAACTAAACATTCACTTTTTAAATACTGGGAGAATCCATCATTAGCGATTATGGTTGGGATACCTATGAATAATTCTAATAAGAAATTCAATAGAAATTTCTATACTTAGAAAGTTGAAGTATGGAACAAATAGACTGTTGCAGGGGAttagaatgaatgcagtttcggGGGTAGCTAGATGAAAGAGAAAGACATAGAGTGCTATACTGACTGAGTCAGAAGAGGCAAGGATAGAGGAGGTATTGGTGGAGTAAAAAGGCTGGACATAGCCATGGTTGGACCTAATGGGCTGTTTTCGTTCTTAGAACGACAGAACTCTACATGATCAGTTTAATCCAAAACCCTGTATTCTTTGAACGACAGAATTCTTCATGTAGTGAGATTGCAAAATCTGGCCGTTGAAATCCGACGTGCAGCCATTAGTTTGAGAAAGATAGCTATAACCTACATGTAGCCCATGCCTCCTCTAGACACTTAAGAGACTTAATTCTCCATAACATTTACCTTCTATCAGTTTGTCGCATACCCATTTGCTATGCGACATCTCTTCAAATACACGTATGTTCTAGGGTTGCATCAGCAAAATAATTTTATAACTGGCAACGGGAAAAGTCTATCCTAATGCAAAGGTTTTATTTCTAACTTTTTTCTTCAGAGGGTATCCAATAATCGTAATTCAATCCAATTCATTTCAAAAGTAAAAGAAATGTACCCAATCTTCATTCTGAACTCTCAGCGCTACCAACATTTGGCATCACCCGCTCTGATCAACAAACGTGTGTTGCTGAATGTTGATTTAGCCATTCCCGTGAAAACGTGGCATGTCACAGTGGTCGGGAATGCAGGAGGTGCCCTGTTTAATTTTCACTGCTCGCTTATTTCTAATAGGCACATTTTTAAATAGGGTGTAATTGGGGTTGAAATATTTGACTTGTAGAATGTATCCGTGCGATAATAAGCCTGCTAAccaattacaaaaaaaaattgctttttcTATCTGGTTAGAACCGGCAGACATTGGAAGATTGTTAGGACAGAACTTCGTGAAGAACGACGTCTTATTGGGTTCGTGGTTTTATATCCAGAGTAATATTTCAAACAAAGTACAGCACTGGTATGGTTGAAAGCATTTCTGTTCGGTTAGAAACGATCTGAACGTTTAAAGGAACCTGCCTGGGGATTTGAAGGCAGCGTTGCGTTTTAATACTTAATCTAATGAGATTTAACCAAATAGGAGAGATAAAATGGAAACATGTTGATTTTCTCCCAATATCATTCAGATGCGTTAAGTATATACAGTATATGTCTTTTTTATTACATAGTCTTGTAACCCACGCGCAAATTGAAATAAACAGAAAGCAACATTGCACACATTTTACTGTACACATTTACTGCAGTGATTTGCAGACggcttacaatttttaaaaattgcaaataACGTCGTCGTAATTCGCATAATGACGTAAAAAAATAAGTGGGCAGTGTTAGTGCATGATTTCAAGGTGCGATTTTTCTACTTGATCTGCTACTACCGAATTCTGAACTTGGGCTACTAACATTCTATCTTTCTGTCCAATGTGGTATCACCAAAACTGCCTATTCATGTGTATCCTTTAAATCTCAATGAGCCACCCACCCTTTACCATAATAACACTGCATAATGGAAGACAGGCTCAAATACAAAGCTACCTTAAAATACGAGATCAAAAGTTGTATGAAAAAAAGACATAAAATGACGGATGTATTTGCCCGAGTCTTTTAACGACCGACATCATCTGCGACATTGTTGTCAGTCTCATTGCTTGGTTCAGATTGGGGCAGTGAAGACTACCATGTCAAAGAACATTTGGGGATTAAATAATGGTAAGGTCTTTATTCAGTGATCTGGAACACTAAAATAAAAGCCCTGAAAGTGTGTGGAATTATGATTTCACATCTTCCTTATCCACTCCTTGGTTCGAAGATGCAATAATACTTTTTTATTAGCGCTAATGCTAAATTAGCAGTCTTTGACTGTATCATTGAGCTGCCCGTTAAAAAAATGTGACCCATATAACAGGGAGACAGACTGCACTTTCTCGCCTTTCAGTAATAGATGACCTGTGTCAACAACCATTCAGTGCGAATATTGTCCTATGCTCAATCAGTGTCACCACTAACATTACCAGGCTCTAATCCCATGCAATGTGGAAACCCCAGTGTTCTGGTGGATTTGAGTCTGTACCGCAGTGTTCAGGTCATTGACGGTGAAGTTCATGTTCATAAAACTGCTGGCCGCTGTCGAAGGAGGCATGGCTTGAACACTGGGATAGTTACAGTCATAGTTGGCGGTGGAGGCTGCAGCACTGTAGTTGGTGTAGTTTGCATAAGTGCCGTAAGCGTAAGGGCTGAGGTGCATGTTATACGGCGAGTGGTAAGATGAAGATTCTCCCAGACACGGCTTCCCGTCTCGAACGAGAACTGGTACCGCGATTCTTCTGGGAGGCGGGAGGCCAACCATCTCCAGAGATTTATCCTGGCGTTGCCTTTTACATTTGTACCGGCGATTTTGGAACCAAATTTTGACCTGGGTGGAGGTGAGCTTCAGTATGTTTGCTAAATGGTCTCTCTCGGGTGCGGAGAGGTATTTCTGCTGTTTAAACCGCCTCTCGAGTTCGTAGACCTGAGCCTGGGAGAAAAGCACTCTTGGCTTCCTTCTTCTTCGCCGGGGCCGCTCGGCTTCATCAGctttctctccttccttctccggGTTCACCCCCATCACTCGGCATTCTAAATTGCAAAACCAGATCATTAGTGCAAAACTGACCTTTGTCCCTTGCAACTTTCTGCTAAACCTGTTTCTAACGTTGAATCAGATTTCTCAAAGACTATAGGAACAGTATAAAGCCTGATGGAGATATTAGCATTAATGCCTGGTTTATAGGACAATTAATCTGAAGGTACAATGGGTGTACATCTCAATGGAAGGCTGGACCCGTCCAGGAGCTGCAGATACAGGATTTCAACTTTAACTTGAGACAATGCGGGTTAAATCGTTAACACAAGATCAGAGGAGGTACTTGACAAGGTCAACACCAGCCCGTTGATAAATGACAGGATATGGAACACTTTAAATTGAACGATTTCTCCCATAAGATTTACCTGAAATTCTGTGTAAAAGTATTCTCTACAAGTCAAGGTTTCTGTTTAAATATAAACGTCGTATCACAACAATGGGCGAATGGAGTTAGAGGGTAATGTGGAATGAATCACAGTGAAGCAAAGGTTTGTAAAGTCTGTAGTTCGCCCTTCTCAAATTGGGTGTTTTGAGCAGCTTGGAGAATAATTCCCACAGCCGCTGTGGGAAAGGTGTAAAAAAACGAACTGTTTAAAACTCTCTCCTTCCCATTGGAAAATGTATTGCAAAGATATAtgaacaaacatactgcaagatATTTTTGAAGAAAAGGCGAATCTATTCTCTGACAGTTTGAGAAGTAGAATGTTAACATAGTAAAGTCAGGCATTGAAAGATTAAAGCAAAATAGCGTAGCAAATGCAAACCTGGAGAGGTTAGTGTTACTTTgggaggcaatattaatagagtGAAGTCCAGGGGAAGAAAGAATGAGATGTGAGATGATCCTTTAGTTTGGCACGAAATTAATCCTGAACCAGAAAGTAAGGAAAGAACAActcctatttttaaaataaatcattgTTCTTTCGAAACCATCATACTTTAAATCTGCAACTAATACAGAAACTAGAGCAATAATAGCAAAAAAACCCTGAATAATAATTCAAAAAGTGACATTCAATAACGTTCATTTTATTTATATTGCCCATAATTTGCTCCTCTATTTTCAATTTATTTAGTCCACAACAATACACCGCGAGTTATCTGAACGATGAATGAAACTCCAATTAATATATTTGCGAAGGAAGTTCATAGATATCTATTAGAAATGTGAAGATTTCCTGGCAGCGCTCGTGAAATAAACATTTTATGTAAAATTGTTATATAGTTTTTTTTCTATACTTACTGTCTATTGTAAACTCAGCTCACTTGcctgaattaaattgaatttttaaaaaagaatccaGTCCTAATACACATTTTATGCAGACATTTTATTAGTTTGGATCCTAAGCACGCGTGCAGATTACCAGAGATCGCGTTATCGGCATATATATTATAAAACTAATAATTGTAGTCACTCTAATAACATTATATATGAAGTAAAAGGTGATGAATTAATTTTTACCCTTAATGCTTCCCGTCGCTCCGTTGCTTGCCTTTGCTTCTCTGCGGTCGATTTCCAAATAATTATTTCCGAACGAACTACTGGAATAATTGGGATGATTTTTGCAGGAATTCAGTTTGGGCAGCGGCTCATTGTATGTCGCTAGCGATTGTGTTTCAGTGAAGTGCAGTTGTTTGGTCCCTGCCAGCATACAGGAAGCAGGGGAGGGAGGCGAATCGAACTCCGCCGACTCTCCAAGAGACGCCATGTCAGGATGATGCTGAAGATTTAAAATATCCTTCACTGAGAATGGAGTCGAAGTTGTTGAGCCGGCAAACATGTTGAAAACCAACTACTGCGTACAAAGTGTCCAGAAGAGGAGGTCTTGAGAGGGCTATAGTTAGAGGTATATTTTATCATCGGAATAAGCAAAAAGCAATTATTAATTACCGTTCAGTTTAGTTATTCGGTGGTGAGCCGTTCATCTCCCCTAACAGTTTGACTAAACTATCTAGCTGTGGGATGTGCTGGTGCTATCTGACATCAGTATattggtgtgggggagggggctgcGAGGCGGCATTGGATCACTGAGACCGACGTGTTATACAAACAGCTATTGGCCTGAGGTGCTGCGCTCGACAATAAAGCGTTCTGCTGATACTCCTAATATGGTCGAATTGAGCATTATTCTTGTTCATACCTGCATTTCCTCAAATTGCTTGTAATATGCTACATTTTTCATTATATAGCAATTTTAATTTGAACAAAAACGTACAGAAAGTAACATTAAACATATCTGAGTATTTTATTTTTCACTTTCAGTGACCCAGTGTATTCTCATGAAAAACAGACAAACTGAGGCTAGAAATTATAGGACACATTATAGACGTCTGTCCGACAGAACTAGACATCACAATtataaaagtgtgtgtgtgtgtgaatacgcgCCGGTGTTGTTGGATGTGGATatgtttctgtctgtgtccctgaaagtgtgtgtgtgtggttgtgtgtctcTGAGTCTCCCTGAGCGgaaatgtgtgtgtatctgtgtacagTGGTGTGGGTATGTGTCCCTGAGAGTGAATATGTGTGCCTCTGCGTGTGGGTTTGCACCTGTGTGCACCAGCGCGCCCTGACATTGCCTTGAGTAGCAAGTTGCTTAGTATTAGATAAAACCACTTTTGAATCCGTACTTTGAATCACCTGCGTATTTCTTATTAATGTACCTTCTTCATCTGCATTTGTATTTGTACTATGAGCTTTGTCTTTGTCTTATTTTGAAGGTAAACTACTTAGATAAATTTAAGGATGACTAAAAAAAGGCCTATTAATAAACTAAAGTGCATTAACAAAAAAAAGCATTGATTTGACGCATAAAGTCCTACCTACAGTCTGTAAACGTGACTTTGATGAAACCTACTCTTGTAATTGAGACAATGTTTGTGTGAAAATTCGTTTTATATTGCATAATACTTTGTAGAGAATGATGTTTGAACAGGAACGTTCAGCACTGCAATTTGAACACTGACACTGGAGTTGTATTTTAAAGATTTATTCGTTTCCCTGACTCAGGCCTAATTGGGAAAATGGAACATGAACAACAGATGTTTGTTGAAAATTGGAAAAAAAAGTAAATAGAACATTAATATGTGGAATGTTAAAGGTTAACAATTTAAACTGAATTGGTTCAAACAATAGAGGTCCGACCCCTTCAAATTTAGTCCAGCAGAAAATAACTTAGCGGCTGCTTCCCAGTAAGCTACGAGGAACGGGGATATTCAAACCACTGAACTCGGCTGGATTGTTTTGAGGGTTTGTGGTTGGGGGCTGGGGGCAGAGGGGATCGGAACCACCAGAGGCGACACGCTGGAAGCTCGAAACTGTGGTCCGGCAACCACTTCAGGCTCCCCGATCGCTGATAAAGGGTTTGGATAAGGGACGATTAGGAGGACTACAAGTGTAAGGAGGAAATTGTAGACAACGTGCTAACAG encodes:
- the nkx2.5 gene encoding homeobox protein Nkx-2.5: MFAGSTTSTPFSVKDILNLQHHPDMASLGESAEFDSPPSPASCMLAGTKQLHFTETQSLATYNEPLPKLNSCKNHPNYSSSSFGNNYLEIDRREAKASNGATGSIKECRVMGVNPEKEGEKADEAERPRRRRRKPRVLFSQAQVYELERRFKQQKYLSAPERDHLANILKLTSTQVKIWFQNRRYKCKRQRQDKSLEMVGLPPPRRIAVPVLVRDGKPCLGESSSYHSPYNMHLSPYAYGTYANYTNYSAAASTANYDCNYPSVQAMPPSTAASSFMNMNFTVNDLNTAVQTQIHQNTGVSTLHGIRAW